CTTTACCGATCTCGAGCGACTTGTGCGGGCCCTGCGTGATGAGGGCTTCAGTGTTGAGCGAACGACCGAATTGCAGGGTTTTGCTGACGATTCCCACATCGTTGATGTGCTTGCTGTTCATGGAGATGCCATGCCCCTCGGCTGGACCCAGCGGGAGGACGGCACGATCGTGATGCATGGCGACATTCAACGGATCAGCCGCCAGTCGGGGCTTGAACAGCGGTTGCAGCGGGTGACGCGTCGCTATGCCCTGCTTCATGCCATGGACCAGGTGCGTTTCGGTGCGATGGGATCGGCCGACCTGATCGTGCAGTCCCTCTGACGTGCCAGATCCGGTTCAGATCAGGCTCGATCTGAGCCATCCCGAAACGCAGACCATCGGTGTGTCCATCCAATGGACACCCCAGACGAGGCGCCAGACCTTTCAGCTGCCGGTGTGGACCCCGGGGTCCTACACGGTGCGCGATCACGCTCAGCACCTCCACAGCCTGGAGCTGCTCGCCAACAGCGAAGAGCTCGCGGTGCGTCGTTTGGCGCCCCACCAGTGGCTCTGTGATCTTCCTGATCTGAGCCCGCTCACGCTCAACTATCAGCTTGAAGCAAGGGATCTGACCGTCCGCACTGGGTTGCTGGACCCTGATTTTGCCTCGCTCTGCCTCGCCGCTGTGGCGATGGATATCGATGGCTTCCGCT
Above is a genomic segment from Synechococcus sp. UW69 containing:
- a CDS encoding DUF1257 domain-containing protein; translated protein: MSHLSILPTVFTDLERLVRALRDEGFSVERTTELQGFADDSHIVDVLAVHGDAMPLGWTQREDGTIVMHGDIQRISRQSGLEQRLQRVTRRYALLHAMDQVRFGAMGSADLIVQSL